The following coding sequences lie in one Apium graveolens cultivar Ventura chromosome 1, ASM990537v1, whole genome shotgun sequence genomic window:
- the LOC141706776 gene encoding GDSL esterase/lipase At5g03980-like, whose protein sequence is MVGEIGRNDYNYAFFEGKTIEEAQLMVPEVIDAIKNAVKRVVDLGAERVIVPGVFPLGCFPVYLMLFKSNNESAYDEHHCLIEFNDFIAFHNEYLQQTIITLQKENPNTTIVYADYYKAFKWVLHNAPQLGNCY, encoded by the exons ATGGTTGGGGAAATTGGAAGAAATGACTACAATTATGCATTCTTCGAAGGCAAAACTATTGAAGAGGCGCAACTTATGGTGCCTGAAGTTATTGATGCCATCAAGAATGCTGTAAAA AGAGTTGTTGATTTAGGGGCCGAAAGAGTAATTGTTCCGGGAGTTTTTCCATTGGGCTGTTTCCCAGTGTACCTGATGCTCTTCAAAAGTAATAACGAGTCTGCCTATGACGAACATCACTGTCTGATAGAGTTCAATGATTTTATAGCATTTCACAACGAGTATCTACAGCAAACTATAATCACCTTGCAAAAGGAAAATCCCAACACTACAATTGTGTATGCCGATTACTACAAAGCCTTCAAATGGGTTCTTCATAATGCTCCGCAGCTAGGTAATTGTTATTAG